The following are encoded in a window of Campylobacter concisus ATCC 51562 genomic DNA:
- a CDS encoding FTR1 family protein encodes MNKFFKFMLIMLLPIWLVAKNDDYAQVAAQIKESLQKVITEYRAGNVEQAVSDTQNAYFGLFEDVEAGIRINLGQKKAYSMEKQFGEIRKAIKAGEAPDDVQKRIDQINSEIAEVLPVILNGHKLVGEYSDTPAQAAASGYDTSKFIPEWKVAFENLSATLDKAIASYEGDKQDDAKNSIQDAKFNDYRNTQLEIAVRQYIENGKSIDADIQRKMGEAISGIANGITKDDFKTKLEEIKKLAYDAIAKLPAETVKLAKVDMSSAASSDSSEDSGTDYTQTVKNINDKIQAAIALYKGGNSAKAMGDIQDIYFDEFEGSGMENKVGAIDVNLKTAIEATFGNLVALMKSGADEKTLEESASKMSSQLAAALEKTSGSSSPWTLFIWALTIILREGFEALIIVAAVVAYLVKTGNAKAMGKVVYSSVGVAVILSFVMAWIMNIIFGEAAGQKRELMEGITMLVAVGLLFYVGFWLLSNAGAKKWNDYIKSHVSESISSGSSTALWWTVFLAVFREGAETVLFYQALIFDAKDSAGYSMIAAGFVVGLIVLLIVYFLFKIFAVKIPIKPFFIFTSAIIFYMSIVFVGKGVGELVEGKIFIPTIIKGLSFPDWMRDWLGLMPYYESLVPQIIMVLALIIGIVIMKSKQNKN; translated from the coding sequence ATGAATAAATTTTTTAAATTTATGCTTATCATGCTACTGCCTATCTGGCTTGTGGCAAAAAATGACGACTACGCACAAGTCGCAGCTCAGATAAAAGAGTCATTACAAAAAGTAATAACAGAGTACAGAGCTGGCAACGTCGAGCAAGCAGTTAGCGATACTCAAAATGCTTATTTTGGTCTGTTTGAAGATGTCGAAGCTGGCATCAGAATAAATTTAGGTCAGAAAAAAGCTTACTCTATGGAGAAGCAGTTTGGCGAGATCAGAAAGGCGATAAAAGCTGGCGAAGCACCAGATGATGTGCAAAAAAGAATAGATCAGATAAATAGCGAAATCGCTGAAGTTTTGCCAGTTATTTTAAATGGACATAAGCTTGTTGGTGAGTACTCAGACACTCCAGCACAAGCTGCTGCAAGTGGCTATGACACTTCTAAATTTATCCCTGAGTGGAAGGTGGCATTTGAAAATTTATCAGCAACTCTTGATAAAGCTATAGCAAGCTACGAGGGCGACAAACAAGATGATGCTAAAAATTCTATCCAAGATGCTAAATTTAATGATTATAGAAACACTCAACTTGAAATCGCCGTTCGCCAATATATAGAAAATGGCAAAAGCATAGATGCTGACATCCAAAGAAAGATGGGTGAAGCAATAAGCGGCATCGCAAATGGCATAACAAAAGATGATTTTAAAACAAAGCTAGAAGAGATCAAAAAGCTAGCGTATGACGCTATCGCTAAACTTCCAGCTGAAACAGTAAAGCTAGCAAAAGTTGATATGAGTAGCGCAGCATCTAGCGATAGCAGTGAAGATAGCGGCACAGACTACACTCAAACTGTTAAAAACATAAATGACAAAATTCAAGCAGCCATCGCGCTTTACAAAGGTGGCAATAGCGCTAAAGCTATGGGCGATATCCAAGATATCTATTTTGATGAGTTTGAAGGTAGCGGCATGGAGAACAAAGTAGGCGCGATAGATGTAAATTTAAAAACAGCTATCGAAGCTACATTTGGTAACCTTGTAGCCCTTATGAAATCAGGCGCAGACGAAAAAACACTTGAAGAGAGTGCAAGCAAGATGTCATCTCAGCTAGCAGCCGCACTTGAGAAAACTAGCGGTTCAAGCTCACCTTGGACGCTATTTATCTGGGCGCTAACTATCATCTTAAGAGAGGGCTTTGAAGCTCTTATCATAGTTGCAGCCGTTGTTGCATATCTTGTAAAAACTGGCAATGCAAAAGCTATGGGCAAGGTCGTATATAGCTCAGTTGGCGTGGCTGTCATCTTAAGCTTTGTTATGGCTTGGATAATGAACATCATCTTTGGCGAGGCAGCAGGTCAAAAAAGAGAGCTTATGGAAGGCATCACGATGCTTGTTGCAGTGGGACTTCTATTTTACGTTGGCTTCTGGCTTCTTTCAAATGCTGGCGCTAAAAAATGGAACGACTACATCAAATCACACGTATCTGAGTCTATCTCAAGTGGCTCAAGCACAGCGCTTTGGTGGACTGTATTTTTAGCGGTATTTAGAGAGGGCGCTGAGACAGTGCTATTTTATCAAGCACTTATCTTTGATGCAAAAGACTCAGCTGGCTACTCAATGATCGCAGCTGGCTTTGTCGTAGGCCTTATCGTTCTTTTAATAGTCTATTTCTTATTTAAAATTTTCGCTGTTAAAATTCCTATTAAACCATTTTTTATATTTACATCAGCGATCATCTTTTATATGTCGATCGTCTTTGTTGGTAAGGGCGTTGGCGAGCTAGTTGAGGGCAAAATTTTCATCCCAACTATCATAAAAGGACTTAGCTTTCCTGACTGGATGAGAGACTGGCTAGGACTTATGCCATATTACGAGAGCTTAGTACCTCAAATCATTATGGTGCTTGCCCTAATTATAGGCATCGTTATCATGAAATCAAAACAAAATAAAAATTAA
- the fdh3B gene encoding formate dehydrogenase FDH3 subunit beta, producing the protein MARMKFFVDTDRCISCYGCQVACSSAHELPVGIYRRKVITLHDGIEGKEVSTTIACQHCTDAPCEQVCPVDCFYIRADGIVLHDKNICIGCGYCLYACPFGAPQFPKDGAFGVKGVMDKCTMCAGGPEPTNSHEERELYGQNRMAEGKVPMCAAVCATNALLVGDAAEVSNVYRKRVMLRNTGLNA; encoded by the coding sequence ATGGCAAGAATGAAATTTTTTGTAGATACTGATAGATGTATTAGTTGTTATGGTTGCCAAGTTGCTTGCTCTTCTGCTCATGAACTTCCAGTAGGAATTTATAGAAGAAAGGTCATTACGCTTCACGATGGCATTGAAGGTAAAGAGGTTTCAACTACTATTGCATGCCAACACTGTACTGATGCACCTTGTGAGCAAGTTTGCCCGGTCGATTGTTTCTACATTAGAGCTGATGGCATCGTGCTTCATGATAAAAATATATGCATAGGCTGTGGTTACTGCTTATATGCTTGTCCGTTTGGTGCACCACAGTTCCCTAAAGATGGAGCATTTGGTGTAAAGGGCGTTATGGATAAATGTACAATGTGTGCAGGCGGTCCAGAGCCAACAAACTCACACGAGGAGAGAGAGCTTTACGGTCAAAATAGAATGGCCGAAGGAAAAGTGCCTATGTGTGCGGCTGTTTGTGCTACAAATGCACTTTTAGTTGGAGATGCAGCTGAAGTATCAAACGTATATCGCAAACGCGTTATGCTAAGAAACACTGGGCTAAATGCCTAA
- a CDS encoding formate dehydrogenase subunit alpha, with protein MKKVDGKWQRISWDQAVNEIGDKMLQIRKEDGPDSVVFLGSAKFNNEQAYYFRKFCAFWGTNSNDHVARIUHSATVAGVANTWGYGAMTNHFGDMAANSKCIFIIGANPAVANPVGGMKHTLQAKDRNNAKVIVADPNFTKTAAHADLYLRQRSGTDIALVYGLIHIILKNGWEDKEFIENRTYGIDEIRKEAEHWTPEVTSDVTGVPVDKLLKAADILAHTKPGTVVWALGITQHSVGTSNTRILPILQLILGNMGKAGGGCNIIRGHDNVQGSTDMCNLSDSLPMYYGLTDAAWKYYCKGWGVDYDEFIKRFAVSTKEPKQGGTPVKNTVFEEYYYHDPKHPEDRNWRNEKGWSLSKWWQGVLKEENTFSSGALRVLWVQGTGLTSMAHLAKIQEAASKLDMIVVAEPFVNEISILSDRKDGVYILPVATAFENEGHLSATNRSGQWRTKVVDPLYESKGDHEVMFLFAKKFGFYDEYVRGMKMGIVDHEIKQVKDDFVWPDDATNEIARVGNSIGYGGRTAEMFRRHQANWDKFDPDTLIGIGGEVKGEYYGKPWPAWDEKHPGTPILYDMSKPYAEGGSGFRNRFGLEHNGVSQLASEETTLVGSAIKGGYPQITKDNIEKVLGITLTEEEKAKMGPSWSMDYSGIIFEKCREKGVVPYGNARARAIVWEFLDPIPKHREPVHSPRWDLVQKYPTFDDQARNFRVSTKFKSEQQAKDWSKEFPIVFSTQRVVNLSGAGMIERTSKYLSAITPEMFANVNPELALKYGIKDRDMMWIHSPQGTKIKVRCYHSQMVTPDRICMPYNFAGIMQGVDLSARYPEGTKPYVIGESFNTVTNYGFDPVTQISEFNAGLCRIEKAEENTFKTSFFHEYGERDAMGKE; from the coding sequence ATGAAAAAAGTTGATGGTAAATGGCAAAGAATTTCATGGGATCAAGCTGTAAATGAGATCGGCGATAAGATGCTTCAGATCCGCAAAGAAGATGGTCCTGATAGCGTTGTTTTCTTAGGATCTGCGAAATTTAACAACGAGCAAGCATATTACTTTAGAAAATTTTGTGCATTTTGGGGTACAAACAGTAACGATCACGTAGCAAGAATTTGACATAGCGCAACAGTCGCCGGTGTGGCGAATACTTGGGGTTATGGCGCGATGACAAACCACTTTGGAGATATGGCTGCAAACTCAAAATGTATATTTATCATTGGAGCAAACCCAGCTGTGGCAAACCCAGTTGGTGGCATGAAGCACACTTTACAAGCAAAAGATAGAAACAATGCAAAAGTAATTGTAGCTGATCCAAACTTTACAAAGACAGCCGCACATGCTGATCTTTATTTGAGACAAAGATCAGGAACTGATATTGCACTTGTTTATGGTCTTATTCATATCATTCTTAAAAATGGCTGGGAAGATAAAGAATTTATAGAAAATAGAACTTACGGTATTGATGAGATAAGAAAAGAGGCTGAGCACTGGACACCAGAGGTTACATCTGATGTTACTGGAGTACCAGTTGATAAGCTACTAAAAGCTGCAGATATCCTAGCTCATACAAAACCGGGTACTGTTGTTTGGGCACTTGGCATCACTCAACACTCAGTTGGTACATCAAATACAAGAATTTTACCTATCCTTCAACTAATTCTAGGAAATATGGGTAAAGCAGGTGGTGGCTGTAATATCATTCGTGGTCACGACAATGTTCAAGGCTCAACTGATATGTGTAACCTTTCAGATAGCTTGCCAATGTATTATGGCTTAACTGATGCAGCATGGAAATATTACTGCAAAGGCTGGGGCGTTGATTATGACGAATTTATTAAACGCTTTGCAGTCTCAACAAAAGAGCCAAAGCAAGGCGGTACTCCTGTTAAAAACACAGTCTTTGAAGAGTATTATTACCACGATCCTAAACATCCAGAAGATAGAAACTGGAGAAACGAAAAAGGCTGGTCACTTTCAAAATGGTGGCAAGGCGTCTTGAAAGAGGAGAATACATTTAGTAGTGGCGCATTAAGAGTTCTTTGGGTTCAAGGAACTGGTCTAACGTCTATGGCGCACCTAGCTAAAATTCAAGAAGCAGCTTCAAAACTGGATATGATCGTTGTAGCTGAGCCATTTGTGAATGAAATTTCTATCCTTTCAGACAGAAAAGATGGCGTTTATATCTTACCAGTAGCAACCGCATTTGAAAATGAAGGTCACTTAAGTGCAACAAACCGCTCAGGTCAATGGAGAACAAAAGTTGTTGATCCACTTTATGAGAGCAAGGGTGATCACGAAGTAATGTTCTTGTTTGCTAAGAAATTTGGCTTTTACGATGAATACGTAAGAGGCATGAAAATGGGTATCGTAGATCATGAAATAAAACAAGTAAAAGATGACTTTGTATGGCCTGATGATGCGACAAATGAGATAGCAAGAGTTGGAAATTCTATAGGTTATGGTGGTAGAACAGCCGAGATGTTTAGACGCCATCAAGCAAACTGGGATAAATTTGACCCAGATACGCTAATAGGTATTGGCGGTGAAGTCAAAGGCGAATATTACGGTAAACCATGGCCAGCATGGGATGAAAAACACCCTGGAACACCAATACTATATGATATGAGCAAACCTTATGCAGAGGGTGGCTCTGGCTTTAGAAATCGCTTTGGTCTAGAGCATAATGGCGTTAGTCAGCTAGCTAGCGAAGAGACAACACTTGTTGGCTCAGCTATAAAAGGTGGCTATCCGCAAATTACAAAAGATAATATAGAAAAAGTCTTAGGTATAACTCTAACTGAAGAAGAGAAAGCTAAGATGGGACCAAGCTGGAGCATGGATTATAGTGGTATTATCTTTGAAAAATGCCGCGAAAAAGGTGTTGTTCCTTATGGTAATGCAAGGGCAAGAGCTATCGTTTGGGAATTCCTCGATCCTATTCCAAAACATAGAGAGCCTGTTCACTCACCACGCTGGGATCTTGTTCAAAAGTATCCGACATTTGATGATCAAGCTAGAAATTTCCGTGTTTCTACTAAGTTTAAGTCAGAGCAACAAGCAAAAGATTGGTCGAAAGAATTCCCTATCGTATTTAGTACGCAACGCGTCGTAAACCTAAGTGGTGCTGGTATGATCGAAAGAACTAGTAAATATCTATCAGCTATTACGCCAGAAATGTTTGCTAATGTTAATCCAGAGCTAGCTTTAAAATACGGCATAAAAGACCGCGATATGATGTGGATCCATAGTCCACAAGGCACAAAGATCAAAGTAAGATGCTATCACAGCCAGATGGTAACTCCAGATAGAATTTGTATGCCATACAACTTCGCTGGTATTATGCAAGGCGTTGATCTTTCAGCTCGCTATCCAGAGGGTACTAAGCCTTATGTTATCGGTGAGAGCTTTAACACAGTTACTAACTACGGATTTGACCCAGTTACTCAAATTTCAGAGTTTAACGCAGGTCTTTGCCGTATAGAAAAAGCTGAGGAAAATACATTTAAAACATCGTTTTTCCATGAATATGGCGAGAGAGACGCCATGGGTAAAGAGTAA
- a CDS encoding twin-arginine translocation signal domain-containing protein, with protein MQGSRRDFLKKSLKVGAAGGVLAVSAVAKVTSDDLAPDDNGVVVGKSNKKEVLYKKSKNWETYYKIAY; from the coding sequence ATGCAAGGATCAAGAAGAGATTTTCTAAAAAAATCTCTAAAAGTCGGTGCTGCCGGCGGTGTACTCGCAGTCTCAGCCGTAGCAAAAGTGACTAGTGACGACTTAGCTCCTGATGACAATGGTGTCGTCGTTGGCAAGTCAAACAAAAAAGAGGTGCTTTATAAAAAAAGCAAGAACTGGGAAACCTACTATAAAATCGCTTACTAA